GTTGGCCGAAAGCCACGCTACCGTTACTCAAGTGTTTGAAGAGGCTTCACAAGCACTGGGTTATGATCTTTGGGATGTGGTGCAAAACGATGCTGAAGGTAAATTAAACCAGACCGATGTCACGCAGCCTGCGATGTTGGCTTCCGGGATTGCCGTATATGAAACACTTAAGTCTCAGGTGGAAACTGCACCGGCCTTTATGGCAGGGCACTCATTGGGTGAATATACCGCGTTGGTGGCAAGTGGCGCTATGAGCTTGGCTCAAGGTGTGCAGTTGGTAGAGTTGCGTGGTCGTTTAATGCAAGATGCAGTGCCTTCAGGTCAAGGTGCGATGGCGGCAATATTGGGTTTGGAAGACGCTCAGGTTGTGGCTGTCTGCGAACAGGCTGAAGGTGTGGTTGAAGCGGTTAACTTCAACTCTCCGGGGCAAGTGGTGATTGCCGGTAATAAGCCTGCGGTTGATGCGGCGATGTCACTGGCGACTGAAGCCGGGTCTTCGCGTGTGGTGCCGCTGCCGGTATCGGTACCGTCGCACTGTTCCTTAATGAAACCGGCTGCGGATGAGTTGGCGAAGACTCTAGCGGATATGGATTTGCAGATGCCACTAGTACCGGTATTGCATAACGTCAATTTCAGTCAGGCGGCTTCAACCGATGAAATTAAAGCGTTACTGGTTCAGCAGCTTTACCGTCCGGTACAGTGGGTGGAAACGGTAAATGCCATGAAAGCGCAAGGTGTGGAAGGTTTGTACGAATTAGGTCCTGGCAAAGTTTTGATGGGCTTGAACCGTCGCATTGACCGTAAAATGGGGATGCAGGCGGTATTCGACAATGCCTCTCTGGAAAAAGCCTTGGCAAGTTTGTAAGCAAATTATTAGAATAAGCAAAAAATTAATACAGATTTAGGCGCTTGCTGTGCTGAATCAGATAATCTAAAACGACACTTTATATAAAGAAGAATCAGGGTGGAAATGATGTTAACAGGTAAAATCGCTTTTGTTACCGGTGCGAGCCGTGGGATTGGTAAAGCCATTGCCTTGGATTTGGCGGCAAACGGTGCCACAGTTATTGGTACAGCGACTTCGGAAGGTGGTGCGCAAGCGATTAGCGACTATTTAAAAGAAGCCGGTGCAACAGGTTGTGGAAAGTGCCTGAATGTGACCGAACCGGAAATGATTACTGAAGTTCTGGCAGAAATCACTAAGGAGTATGGCACACCGACAATTTTGGTGAATAATGCCGGTATCACTCGCGACAATCTATTGATGCGTATGAAAGACGATGAGTGGGATGATATTATCCAAACCAACCTTAATTCGGTATACCGAATGAGTAAGGCGTGTTTGCGCGGCATGATGAAAGCCAAAGGCGGTCGTATTATCAATATCGCTTCTGTAGTCGGTGTGATGGGAAATGCCGGTCAAACTAACTATGCGGCCGCAAAAGCCGGTATTATCGGTTTCAGCAAGTCTTTGGCTCGTGAAGTCGGTGCGCGTAATATTACCGTTAACACCATTGCGCCTGGATTTATCGAAACCGATATGACCAAAGCCTTGCCTGAAGAGCAGCGTGAAGCCTTGGCAGCACAGATTCCATTGCAGAGTTTGGGGCAGCCGGAAGATATCGCTCGTTCGGTAACTTTCCTGGCTGGTGATGGCGGAGCTTATATCACCGGTCAGACGCTGAATGTTAATGGCGGAATGTATATGGTTTAAAAGTCAAAAAAAGGCTTTTAAATCAATAAAGTAGATTTTATTAACTGGAATTTGGATTTTGGTTTTCTGATTCACCTATTTTAGGGCTTGAAAAACTTGCTCTTTAGAGGGAAAATACCCGAATTGAATTTCAATAACATTTTTTAAACAGACATATATTTATATTGGAGAATTCCATGAGCAGTATTGAAGAACGCGTAAAGAAAATCGTAGTAGAGCAACTAGGTGTTGAAGAAGATCAAGTAACAGCTGATGCCTCATTTGTTGATGATTTAGGTGCGGATTCTCTAGATACAGTTGAACTAGTAATGGCTTTGGAAGAAGAGTTTGATTGCGAAATTCCTGATGAAGAAGCAGAGAAAATCTCTACTCTAGCTCAAGCTACAGCTTACGTAGAAGCTAACCTATAATAAGTTTTACTGCTTGCAGTGAGATTTCGAAAAAGCCGTGTTAAAGCGGCTTTTTTTATGTATAAAGAATTTGTGAAGCAGAGATCATATCTGTTGAGAACCGAAAAGCTTTCCCCTTAGCTATCGGTTCTATTTGGTAAGAGGATGAAATTTTGTCTAAGCGTCGTGTCGTGATTACAGGTTTAGGTGTTCTTTCCGCCATCGGTTTGGATGTTGAAGAGAACTGGGCAAGTCTAATGGCTGGTAAAAGTGGAATAGACTATTTCACTAAATTTGATACCGAAGCTTATGCGGTCAAGTTTGGTGGTGAGTTGAAAGGCTTTGATGTGACTCAATACATCAGCCCGAAAGAAGCCAAGAAAATGGATCCTTTTATTCATTACGGTATTGCAGCCGGTGCTCAGGCGATTCGCGACTCAGGACTGCAAGTGACTGATGAGAACGCACCGCGAATCGGTGTGTCGATGGGCTCCGGGATTGGTGGTATCGGTTCTATCGAAACACAACACAACACCATGTTAAAAGGTGGCCCACGTCGTGTGTCGCCATTTTTTGTGCCGAGCTCAATTATCAATATGATCTCTGGTAACCTGTCGATTATGTTCGGCCTAAAAGGACCGAATATGGCGATTGGCACCGCTTGTGCCACCGGTACCCATAGTATTGGTGATGCGGCACGTATGATCGAATATGGCGATGTCGATGTCATGGTGGCCGGTGGTGCCGAATACGCCACCACCGAAATGGGGCTGGCCGGTTTCGCCGCCGCTCGTGCCTTGTCTACCCGTAACGATAACCCGCAAGCGGCCAGTCGTCCTTGGGATAAAGATCGTGACGGCTTTGTCTTGAGTGACGGTGCCGGCGCGGTCGTTTTGGAAGAGTACGAGCACGCCAAAGCGCGCGGTGCGAATATCTACGCTGAAGTGATCGGTTTTGGCATGAGCGGCGACGCTTATCACATGACTTTGCCGGCTCAGGGCGGTGAAGGTGCGGCACGTTGTATGCAGACCGCGTTGCAAAATGCCGCCATTGATGCGGATAAGATTGATTATATCAATGCGCACGGGACTTCAACGCCTGCCGGTGATGTCTGCGAAACCTCGGCGGTGAAGTCGGTGTTTGGCGAGCACGCTTATAACTTGGCGATGAGCTCGACCAAATCGATGACCGGTCACGCTTTGGGTGCGGCTGGTGCAATGGAAGCGGTGTTTACCGCATTGGCGATTAAAAACCAGATGTTACCGCCGACCATCAATCTGGAAAACCCGGAAGAGGGTTGTGATCTGGATTATGTCGCCGACGGTGCGCGTGCGGCGAAAATCGATTATGCCTTGTCGAACTCTTTCGGTTTTGGCGGTACCAACGCGACTATAGTGTTAGCAAAAGTTTAATTTCAGGGTTTGCTGCAAAAAGCGCTACAGGGTCTCTCTGTGGCGCTTTTGTCGTTTAATAAACAAGCAAAAAACAATCAACTCAAGTAAACTGTACGCATTGAATCAAGGCGTATTGTGTCACTCCACATGACAATCAAAGTATGACAACCTTAATTTCCTCACCAGCCCATCAAGCCAGTAGCCAAGTCGAAACGGTTGCTCTGGATAATCTTCGTGTTAGTGATTTCGATTTGAGTGCTCTGCATGAAATCAACCGCGCGCGCTATCCGTTTTTATTGGAAAGCGTCGCCAAAGGCGAGTTGGGGCGTTTCGATATTTTGATGGCGTTTCCACAGCACACCCTACAGCTGGATAACCCAGCCGAAGCGACGGACTTTGTTAAAGAGGTTGAACAACAGTTCATCGAATCCATCAATCCACAACATCAGTGTGAATATGATTTACCGTTTATTGGCGGTTGGTATGCTTATTTCAGTTATGACTATGCACAGATTGTCGAGCCGGTTTTGGAACTACCGCAATCGGAGTTTCCGCTTGCTTATTTGAGTCGTATTCCGGCTGCGGTGATTATCGACCATGAAAACGGTAAACTGTTGCTGGTCGCCGAAACCGGTTTCGCGCAGCTATTGCCTAAAATGCAAGCCGATATCGAAGCGCTGCTGCTTAGCCAGGCCGACAACAAGCAAAGCCCGCAGCAGAGCGCCGAGCATATCGAAGTCAGCGCTGAGCAGGAAGAGCCGGAAAGCAAATACCTGCAAGGTGTCGAAGCCATTAAAAACTATATTCTTTCCGGCGATATCTTTCAGGTCAATCTGTCGCGTTTATGGCAGGTGGCATTGGCGCAAAACACGGATTATCTTCAGGTTTATCGCGCCTTACGGGATTCCAATCCGGCACCTTTTGCGGCTTTATGCTGTATGAGCGATGCTCAAGGCAAACCTTGGCAGGTGATCAGCTCCTCACCGGAGCGTTTGGTCAAATATAAAAATGGCTGGGTCGAAACCCGACCGATTGCCGGTACACGAAAAAGGGGCGATGATTTAGTCAAAGACAAGGCGTTGATCGAAGAGTTGATCCAACACCCGAAAGAACGCGCCGAGCATATCATGTTGATTGATCTGGAGCGCAATGATCTGGGGCGCATCAGCGAGCCGGGAACGGTCGAGGTGAATGAGTTGATGGTGGTCGAAACCTATCAGCATGTGCATCATATCGTTTCCAATGTTCGTGGTCGTCTAAGAGAAGGCTTCTCACCATTGGATATTGTCCATGCGCTGTTTCCCGGCGGCACCATTACCGGTTGTCCGAAGATTCGCTGTATGCAGATTATCGCCGAGCTTGAACAGATGCCGCGCGAAGCCTATACCGGTTCTTTAGGTTATATCAATATCGACGGTTCAATGGATTTGAACATCCTGATTCGTACCATGATGCAGTTTGAGCAGGATAATAAACCGATTGTGCAGTTCAGAGCCGGAGCCGGAATTGTCGCCGATTCCGAAGCGCAGTTTGAGCTGGTGGAAAGTCGCCATAAAGCCAAGGGCTTGGTGATGGCTTTGCAAAAAGGGTAACGGTAACCGATGAGCGCAAGCAAGCCAAACCTATGGATTGACGGTGTCTTACAAAGCCAACTTGATCTTGATGATCGGGCCATTCAGTATGGTGACGGTTTCTTTACCACGGTTGCGGTATTTGAACAGCAGGTTTTGAATTGGTCAGCGCATCAACAGCGTATACATAACGGTTTTAGTAAGCTGAAAATCACCGCGATTGATTTGACTTTGATTGAAAAATGGTTGGCCGAAGCTTTGCAATATTATTTTTCCCAAAACCACGCTAGTAATGCGGTGGCCAAAATACTCATTAGTCGCGGACGAGGAGGCATCGGTTATCAACTGCCTGAAGCGCAAAAGCCTCGCTGTCTGATTTATATCAAACCCGCACCACAAGCGTTATTGCAAAAAAACGGCGCGATTAATGCCATGCTCTGCGAAACGCAAGCCTCCATTCAGCCGTTTGCCGGAATCAAGCATTTAAACCGTCTGGAAAATGTTATGGCGCGCTCTGAACTCTTAAACGCGGCGCACTGTGCCGAAGGGCTGATGCTAAACGCCGATCAAAAAGCGGTTTGCGGTACTCAATCGAATCTGTTTTTTATCGCATCAGCTAAAGACAGAGAACAGAAAATCATTTGCACGCCTAGACTCTGTCAAAGTGGAGTGCTCGGCACGACTCGACAAAGTCTGATTGCATTATTGAAAGAGCATGGTTGGCAGATTAATGAATCGGATTTTGCCTTGGCTTCAATCACCCAGGCGATAGAACTGTTCTTTTGTAATGCGGTGCGAGGTATCCAGTCTGTGGATAAGTTGTGTTTGGATGAGGTTGATATCGAGTTTGAGACAACAGAGACGACAAATTTACAAAAACTATGGAATGACTGGCAATATAGTCATGCATTACCCATTAGTCGGTTCAATCAAGAGAAACAATAAAACGGCATTTTAATGACTCAGCATAATAGCGATCATCATTCACATCAGCACTCAGGTCAACATCCGCAACAGCATCATGCGACGACGAAATCACGGTTTTCCCTTGGACGTTTTTTACTTTTATTGGTCACCCTATTGGCCTTGATTTTTGTCGTTATCATTTATGCCAAATTTCAGCAGTTTGTCAGTCAACCGATCGGTCAGGACAGCCAGACTAAGCAAAGCCAAGTTATCGAAATCAAACCGGGCAGCTCTTT
Above is a window of Thiomicrorhabdus sediminis DNA encoding:
- the fabD gene encoding ACP S-malonyltransferase, which gives rise to MSYAFVFPGQGSQSVGMLAELAESHATVTQVFEEASQALGYDLWDVVQNDAEGKLNQTDVTQPAMLASGIAVYETLKSQVETAPAFMAGHSLGEYTALVASGAMSLAQGVQLVELRGRLMQDAVPSGQGAMAAILGLEDAQVVAVCEQAEGVVEAVNFNSPGQVVIAGNKPAVDAAMSLATEAGSSRVVPLPVSVPSHCSLMKPAADELAKTLADMDLQMPLVPVLHNVNFSQAASTDEIKALLVQQLYRPVQWVETVNAMKAQGVEGLYELGPGKVLMGLNRRIDRKMGMQAVFDNASLEKALASL
- the fabG gene encoding 3-oxoacyl-ACP reductase FabG, with the translated sequence MLTGKIAFVTGASRGIGKAIALDLAANGATVIGTATSEGGAQAISDYLKEAGATGCGKCLNVTEPEMITEVLAEITKEYGTPTILVNNAGITRDNLLMRMKDDEWDDIIQTNLNSVYRMSKACLRGMMKAKGGRIINIASVVGVMGNAGQTNYAAAKAGIIGFSKSLAREVGARNITVNTIAPGFIETDMTKALPEEQREALAAQIPLQSLGQPEDIARSVTFLAGDGGAYITGQTLNVNGGMYMV
- the acpP gene encoding acyl carrier protein; the protein is MSSIEERVKKIVVEQLGVEEDQVTADASFVDDLGADSLDTVELVMALEEEFDCEIPDEEAEKISTLAQATAYVEANL
- the fabF gene encoding beta-ketoacyl-ACP synthase II encodes the protein MSKRRVVITGLGVLSAIGLDVEENWASLMAGKSGIDYFTKFDTEAYAVKFGGELKGFDVTQYISPKEAKKMDPFIHYGIAAGAQAIRDSGLQVTDENAPRIGVSMGSGIGGIGSIETQHNTMLKGGPRRVSPFFVPSSIINMISGNLSIMFGLKGPNMAIGTACATGTHSIGDAARMIEYGDVDVMVAGGAEYATTEMGLAGFAAARALSTRNDNPQAASRPWDKDRDGFVLSDGAGAVVLEEYEHAKARGANIYAEVIGFGMSGDAYHMTLPAQGGEGAARCMQTALQNAAIDADKIDYINAHGTSTPAGDVCETSAVKSVFGEHAYNLAMSSTKSMTGHALGAAGAMEAVFTALAIKNQMLPPTINLENPEEGCDLDYVADGARAAKIDYALSNSFGFGGTNATIVLAKV
- a CDS encoding aminodeoxychorismate synthase component I produces the protein MTTLISSPAHQASSQVETVALDNLRVSDFDLSALHEINRARYPFLLESVAKGELGRFDILMAFPQHTLQLDNPAEATDFVKEVEQQFIESINPQHQCEYDLPFIGGWYAYFSYDYAQIVEPVLELPQSEFPLAYLSRIPAAVIIDHENGKLLLVAETGFAQLLPKMQADIEALLLSQADNKQSPQQSAEHIEVSAEQEEPESKYLQGVEAIKNYILSGDIFQVNLSRLWQVALAQNTDYLQVYRALRDSNPAPFAALCCMSDAQGKPWQVISSSPERLVKYKNGWVETRPIAGTRKRGDDLVKDKALIEELIQHPKERAEHIMLIDLERNDLGRISEPGTVEVNELMVVETYQHVHHIVSNVRGRLREGFSPLDIVHALFPGGTITGCPKIRCMQIIAELEQMPREAYTGSLGYINIDGSMDLNILIRTMMQFEQDNKPIVQFRAGAGIVADSEAQFELVESRHKAKGLVMALQKG
- the pabC gene encoding aminodeoxychorismate lyase, yielding MSASKPNLWIDGVLQSQLDLDDRAIQYGDGFFTTVAVFEQQVLNWSAHQQRIHNGFSKLKITAIDLTLIEKWLAEALQYYFSQNHASNAVAKILISRGRGGIGYQLPEAQKPRCLIYIKPAPQALLQKNGAINAMLCETQASIQPFAGIKHLNRLENVMARSELLNAAHCAEGLMLNADQKAVCGTQSNLFFIASAKDREQKIICTPRLCQSGVLGTTRQSLIALLKEHGWQINESDFALASITQAIELFFCNAVRGIQSVDKLCLDEVDIEFETTETTNLQKLWNDWQYSHALPISRFNQEKQ